In one Nocardioides luteus genomic region, the following are encoded:
- a CDS encoding family 43 glycosylhydrolase, which yields MSDHLNHLALRAGLSRRHLLQAGVGLGAAAALAGYATPAAAAPAGSMPSDAEIWGVPTLSPLVERQADPFVTRPVDGMYYLTGSVPEYDRLVIRGSASLAGLATAAESVIWRRPSSGKMGGHIWAPELHRIDGRWYVYFAAGDSDDVFRIRMYVMESTLPDPRDPAGWGAPRQIITPWLSFALDATTFEHAGRRYLVWAQSEPEIAVNTSLYIAEMSSPFAISTFPARIATPTRSWEVQGYKVNEGPAVLVRNGRVFMTFSASATDARYCMGLLTAPADADLLDPASWTKSPEPVFTTNEQTGQYGPGHNSFTVAEDGVTDVLVYHARDYRDITGDPLYDPNRHARVQKVVWHEDGTPMFGVPVGKGGPIVRLTPLDAPGSFVRHYEYTVRVDRAPKELADSQFRFVPGLAGDGSESLQSVNFPDRYVRVAGGAVRIEQVQPGPAYAAEASFRRIPVRGGISLQVATDRGDYLQHDRGALTVGSTPGRRSSTFALT from the coding sequence ATGTCCGACCACCTGAACCACCTCGCCCTCCGAGCCGGCCTCAGCAGGCGCCACCTCCTGCAGGCCGGGGTCGGCCTCGGGGCAGCGGCCGCGCTTGCCGGCTACGCAACGCCCGCCGCCGCAGCACCGGCGGGATCGATGCCCAGTGACGCCGAGATCTGGGGCGTGCCGACCCTCAGCCCGCTGGTCGAGCGCCAGGCCGACCCGTTCGTCACCCGGCCCGTCGACGGCATGTACTACCTGACCGGCTCCGTGCCGGAGTACGACCGTCTGGTGATCCGCGGGTCGGCCTCGCTGGCCGGGCTCGCCACCGCGGCGGAGTCGGTCATCTGGCGCCGCCCGTCCAGCGGGAAGATGGGCGGCCACATCTGGGCGCCGGAGCTGCACCGCATCGACGGCCGCTGGTACGTCTACTTCGCGGCCGGCGACTCCGACGACGTCTTCCGGATCCGGATGTACGTCATGGAGTCGACGCTCCCCGACCCGCGCGACCCGGCGGGCTGGGGTGCGCCGCGGCAGATCATCACGCCATGGCTGAGCTTCGCGCTCGACGCCACCACGTTCGAGCACGCGGGCCGTCGCTACCTGGTCTGGGCGCAGAGCGAGCCCGAGATCGCGGTCAACACCAGCCTCTACATCGCCGAGATGAGCTCCCCGTTCGCGATCAGCACCTTCCCGGCGCGGATCGCGACCCCGACCCGCAGCTGGGAGGTGCAGGGCTACAAGGTCAACGAGGGCCCTGCCGTGCTGGTCCGCAACGGCCGGGTCTTCATGACGTTCTCGGCCAGCGCCACCGACGCGCGCTACTGCATGGGCCTGCTCACCGCCCCGGCGGACGCCGACCTGCTCGACCCGGCATCGTGGACCAAGAGCCCCGAACCGGTGTTCACGACCAACGAGCAGACCGGGCAGTACGGGCCCGGGCACAACTCGTTCACGGTGGCCGAGGACGGGGTGACCGACGTCCTCGTCTACCACGCCCGGGACTACCGCGACATCACCGGAGACCCGCTCTACGACCCGAACCGGCACGCGCGCGTGCAGAAGGTGGTGTGGCACGAGGACGGCACCCCCATGTTCGGCGTTCCGGTCGGGAAGGGCGGGCCGATCGTACGGCTCACCCCGCTGGATGCGCCGGGCTCGTTCGTACGCCACTACGAGTACACCGTGCGGGTGGACCGTGCCCCGAAGGAGCTCGCCGACAGCCAGTTCCGGTTCGTCCCGGGGCTCGCGGGCGACGGGTCGGAGTCGCTGCAGTCGGTCAACTTCCCCGACAGGTACGTCCGGGTCGCCGGTGGCGCCGTCCGGATCGAGCAGGTCCAGCCGGGCCCGGCGTACGCCGCCGAGGCCAGCTTCCGCAGGATCCCGGTCAGGGGCGGCATCTCGCTGCAGGTGGCCACGGACCGCGGCGACTACCTCCAGCACGACCGCGGTGCGCTCACCGTCGGTTCCACCCCCGGACGCCGCTCCAGCACCTTCGCCCTGACCTGA
- a CDS encoding immunoglobulin-like domain-containing protein — MDLSKPTAYDRRRRHLARTVTALASLPLILAGLVTTAPAQGASDAGLVVHYPLDQTSGTTVVDASGAGRNGTVAGGTTWLGGEGLALGGTDGHVRLPNDVMAGLTSITVSLEVKIAADQATPYFIWGLGNTGSNGSGNGYLFTTGNAYRTSIATGNWSTEQTVTAGRNLARDTWKTISYTLADGTAVLYEDGVEVARRTGVTITPGQIGNGVTTANYLGRSVYSADRHLKGQVRDFRIYDRALTAAEVHDLGYVTDEQRVERDLAWLDLGDTSRVVSDLSVPSAGPNGSTFSWASSDPAVVSATGDVTRPPYGSPDAAVTLTATATHGSASRSEEFTVNVPADISDAEKVTRATAALRVWDADEIRGNITLPTQGLHGTTVSWTSSEPAVVTPTGEVHRPAYGKNAVRLALNATVSLGKVKEKRQFRLTVLPLPRKEPLEGYTFAYFTGEGTADGEQVYLAASRGNDPLHWDELNGGQPVLRSQYGDKGVRDPFIIRSPEGDKFYLIATDLKIYGNGDWDAAQRRGSRYIEIWESTDLVNWSEQRHVRVSSPQAGNTWAPEAYYDEGIGAYVVFWASKLYDESDPEHAGNTHNRMVYVTTRDFRTFSEPEVWIDPGYSVIDSTVVEHEGTYYRFTKDERNNTSTTPCSKFIVEEKATSLLDLDWSFVAECIGKATAENPGVDRGEGPTIFKSNTEDKWYLFIDEFGGRGYVPFETTDLDSGNFSISSDYQLPSRPRHGTVLPVTKAELDRIRTAYRAF; from the coding sequence ATGGACCTGTCGAAACCGACCGCATACGACCGGCGCCGGAGGCATCTCGCGCGCACCGTCACGGCGCTTGCGTCGCTGCCCCTGATCCTGGCCGGCCTGGTGACCACGGCCCCGGCGCAGGGCGCGAGCGATGCCGGGCTCGTCGTCCACTACCCGCTCGACCAGACCAGCGGCACCACGGTCGTCGACGCGTCGGGGGCCGGCCGCAACGGCACGGTCGCCGGCGGCACGACCTGGCTGGGCGGTGAGGGGCTCGCCCTCGGCGGCACCGACGGGCACGTCAGGCTCCCGAACGACGTGATGGCCGGGCTGACGTCGATCACCGTCTCGCTCGAGGTGAAGATCGCAGCGGACCAGGCCACCCCCTACTTCATCTGGGGCCTCGGCAACACCGGCTCCAACGGCTCGGGCAACGGCTACCTGTTCACGACCGGCAACGCCTACCGGACGTCGATCGCCACCGGCAACTGGAGCACCGAGCAGACCGTCACGGCCGGCCGGAACCTCGCCCGAGACACCTGGAAGACCATCAGCTACACGCTCGCGGACGGCACCGCGGTGCTCTACGAGGACGGTGTCGAGGTCGCCCGCCGCACCGGTGTCACCATCACGCCCGGTCAGATCGGCAACGGGGTCACCACGGCGAACTACCTCGGCCGATCCGTCTACAGCGCTGACCGCCACCTGAAGGGTCAGGTGCGCGACTTCCGGATCTACGACCGTGCGCTGACGGCGGCAGAGGTCCACGACCTGGGCTACGTCACCGACGAGCAGCGCGTCGAGCGCGACCTGGCCTGGCTGGACCTGGGCGACACGTCCCGCGTCGTCAGTGACCTCTCGGTCCCGAGCGCCGGCCCGAACGGCTCCACCTTCTCGTGGGCCTCCTCCGATCCTGCCGTCGTCTCCGCGACAGGTGACGTCACCCGCCCGCCCTACGGCAGTCCCGACGCCGCCGTGACGCTCACCGCCACCGCCACCCACGGCTCCGCCAGCCGGTCCGAGGAGTTCACGGTCAACGTACCGGCCGACATCAGCGACGCCGAGAAGGTCACTCGCGCCACGGCTGCGCTCCGCGTCTGGGACGCCGACGAGATCCGCGGCAACATCACCCTGCCGACCCAGGGTCTGCACGGTACGACCGTCAGCTGGACGTCCAGCGAGCCCGCCGTCGTGACCCCGACCGGCGAGGTCCACCGTCCGGCGTACGGGAAGAACGCGGTCCGTCTGGCGCTCAACGCCACCGTGAGCCTCGGCAAGGTCAAGGAGAAGCGGCAGTTCCGGCTGACCGTCCTGCCGCTGCCGAGGAAGGAGCCCCTCGAGGGCTACACCTTCGCCTACTTCACGGGTGAGGGGACGGCCGACGGCGAGCAGGTCTACCTTGCCGCCAGCAGGGGCAACGACCCGCTGCACTGGGACGAGCTCAACGGCGGTCAGCCGGTGCTGCGGTCGCAGTACGGCGACAAGGGTGTACGTGACCCCTTCATCATCCGCTCCCCGGAGGGCGACAAGTTCTACCTGATCGCCACCGACCTCAAGATCTACGGCAACGGCGACTGGGACGCCGCTCAGCGGCGGGGTAGCCGCTACATCGAGATCTGGGAGTCCACGGACCTGGTGAACTGGTCCGAGCAGCGACACGTCCGCGTGTCCTCGCCCCAGGCCGGGAACACCTGGGCGCCCGAGGCCTACTACGACGAGGGGATCGGCGCGTACGTGGTCTTCTGGGCCTCGAAGCTCTACGACGAGTCCGACCCCGAGCATGCCGGCAACACCCACAACCGGATGGTCTACGTCACCACCCGAGACTTCCGGACCTTCAGCGAGCCCGAGGTGTGGATCGACCCGGGCTACTCGGTGATCGACTCCACCGTCGTCGAGCACGAAGGCACCTACTACCGGTTCACCAAGGACGAGCGGAACAACACCTCCACGACGCCCTGCAGCAAGTTCATCGTCGAGGAGAAGGCGACCTCGCTGCTCGACCTGGACTGGAGCTTCGTCGCGGAGTGCATCGGCAAGGCCACCGCCGAGAACCCGGGCGTCGACCGGGGCGAGGGGCCGACGATCTTCAAGTCCAACACCGAGGACAAGTGGTACCTGTTCATCGACGAGTTCGGCGGCCGCGGGTACGTGCCGTTCGAGACGACGGACCTGGACTCGGGCAACTTCTCGATCTCCAGCGACTACCAGCTTCCCAGCCGCCCCCGCCACGGCACCGTCCTCCCGGTGACCAAGGCCGAGCTGGACCGCATCCGCACCGCCTACCGCGCGTTCTGA
- a CDS encoding MFS transporter, protein MASSPGSLWHTLIHLRGNPRACVWTEPMWGLSMALVLPYLSVFMLALGLHDAQIGLLATAGMISQVFFGLAGGIITDRMGRRLTNAVFDVIAFVIPCLIWAFAQDFWAFLAASLLNGALQVTANAWDCLMVEDAERDQLTGIYSLVRVAADCSALFAPIAAFMVAQFGLEPAVRVLFINAAVVMLAKIILLYAASTETRRGLIRMEETRHESLWRLFVGYREAARLLGRSRGSLLALAIAALVAAVTLVNGTFWQVMVNQHLHVPDPVLPFFPMVRSLLSVLFLFTLIRRLTSGHDLKQATLWGFGIYLAGQLVLVLIPAAEGDADVVTYALLGVCLLLDGFGAGMLFMLSESLVAFHVDEAERSRVMALQRTAVMLAAAPFGWISGWLSGIDRTYPFWLTSALLVIGVITTVVWWAGPHTEPSVEPVSADHA, encoded by the coding sequence GTGGCATCCTCCCCCGGCTCCCTGTGGCACACCCTGATCCATCTCCGCGGCAACCCGCGCGCCTGCGTGTGGACCGAGCCGATGTGGGGCCTGTCGATGGCGCTGGTGCTGCCCTACCTCTCCGTCTTCATGCTCGCCCTCGGCCTGCACGACGCGCAGATCGGCCTGCTCGCGACCGCGGGGATGATCTCGCAGGTGTTCTTCGGGCTCGCCGGCGGCATCATCACCGACCGGATGGGGCGCCGGCTGACCAACGCGGTCTTCGACGTCATCGCCTTCGTGATCCCGTGCCTGATCTGGGCGTTCGCCCAGGACTTCTGGGCCTTCCTGGCCGCCTCGCTGCTCAACGGCGCCCTGCAGGTCACCGCGAACGCCTGGGACTGCCTGATGGTCGAGGACGCGGAGCGCGACCAGCTCACCGGCATCTACTCCCTCGTGCGGGTCGCGGCCGACTGCTCGGCGCTCTTCGCCCCGATCGCCGCCTTCATGGTCGCGCAGTTCGGCCTGGAGCCGGCGGTGCGGGTGCTCTTCATCAACGCCGCGGTGGTGATGCTGGCCAAGATCATCCTGCTGTACGCCGCGTCCACCGAGACCCGCCGAGGGCTGATCCGGATGGAGGAGACCCGCCACGAGAGTCTCTGGCGGCTCTTCGTCGGCTACCGCGAGGCCGCGAGGCTGCTGGGCCGCTCGCGCGGCTCGCTGCTGGCGCTGGCCATCGCTGCCCTGGTCGCGGCGGTCACCCTCGTCAACGGGACGTTCTGGCAGGTCATGGTCAACCAGCACCTGCACGTGCCCGACCCGGTGCTGCCGTTCTTCCCGATGGTGCGCTCCCTGCTGTCGGTGCTCTTCCTCTTCACCCTGATCCGCCGGCTGACCTCGGGCCACGACCTCAAGCAGGCGACCCTGTGGGGATTCGGCATCTATCTGGCCGGGCAGCTGGTCCTCGTCCTGATCCCCGCCGCCGAGGGTGACGCCGACGTCGTGACGTACGCGCTTCTGGGGGTGTGCCTCCTCCTCGACGGCTTCGGTGCCGGGATGCTCTTCATGCTCTCGGAGTCGCTCGTCGCCTTCCACGTCGACGAGGCCGAGCGGTCACGGGTGATGGCGCTGCAGCGCACGGCGGTGATGCTCGCGGCCGCGCCGTTCGGCTGGATCTCCGGTTGGCTCTCCGGGATCGACCGCACCTATCCGTTCTGGCTGACCAGCGCGCTGCTCGTGATCGGCGTGATCACCACCGTCGTGTGGTGGGCGGGGCCCCACACCGAGCCGTCGGTCGAGCCCGTGTCCGCGGATCACGCCTGA
- a CDS encoding CPBP family intramembrane glutamic endopeptidase, whose product MTIPESGAADAAPGRDRPIETRKPLGYGLFAVLVVTYLAIIQGGGMLMKALVDVGDDPLTTTKGVVITMVIPLGVALAFVYGAAAALGRLRPVMRDDRPVSRWVIVVPVIFVVCILLAIDYGALSEKTGGYIVVLLLATQLVGWGEEGMFRGIGVTTLREHGLTEGRVALWSSLIFGVVHLSNAIGRGVNAIPQALIVSLAGYFFYLTRRRAGTNAVNSVIHGLFDFSLLTGTAILVDQGAYLGSLAGILAYVVTGAVLLVRRHHIDPSRT is encoded by the coding sequence ATGACGATTCCGGAGTCCGGTGCGGCGGACGCGGCACCTGGTCGCGATCGACCGATCGAGACCCGCAAGCCGCTCGGATATGGGCTGTTCGCCGTTCTGGTGGTCACCTACCTGGCGATCATCCAGGGCGGCGGGATGCTGATGAAGGCGCTGGTCGACGTCGGCGACGACCCGCTGACCACGACGAAGGGCGTCGTCATCACCATGGTGATCCCGCTGGGCGTCGCCCTCGCCTTCGTCTACGGGGCCGCCGCGGCGCTGGGGCGTCTGCGACCGGTGATGCGTGACGACCGACCCGTCAGCCGCTGGGTCATCGTCGTACCGGTCATCTTCGTGGTGTGCATCCTGCTGGCCATCGACTACGGCGCGCTGTCGGAGAAGACCGGCGGATACATCGTGGTCCTGCTGCTCGCGACCCAGCTGGTCGGCTGGGGCGAAGAGGGCATGTTCCGTGGCATCGGGGTCACGACGCTGCGCGAGCACGGGCTGACCGAGGGCAGGGTCGCACTGTGGTCCAGCCTGATCTTCGGCGTCGTCCATCTCTCGAACGCGATCGGCCGAGGTGTCAACGCGATCCCGCAGGCGCTCATCGTGAGCCTGGCCGGCTACTTCTTCTACCTGACCCGCCGCCGAGCCGGCACCAACGCGGTCAACTCGGTGATCCATGGTCTGTTCGACTTCTCGCTGCTCACCGGCACCGCGATCCTCGTCGACCAAGGCGCCTACCTCGGGTCGCTCGCCGGGATCCTGGCCTACGTCGTGACCGGCGCCGTGCTCCTGGTCCGGCGTCACCACATCGACCCGAGCCGCACCTGA
- a CDS encoding alpha-L-arabinofuranosidase C-terminal domain-containing protein: protein MQRIRLLTALSAATVLALPLTYATPSLGADGRTAAAEPDYTITAHAGQSGPEISDTMYGVFFEDINYAADGGLYAELVRNRSFEFLPVDNRSYTGLTAWTPRAVGGGAGTATPVNDGSRLNERNRTYLQLSLANAGGGTYGVSNSGWNNGVALEAGKRYDFSVWARSDTAGGTPLTVSLQDEAGTTAYAAPVRLQVNGDTWKKYAGTFTASATTDSARLWLQGEGVGTLRLDMVSLLPEDTFMGRENGLRKDLAEKIAALKPEFVRFPGGCLVNTGSMAGYDASSDWQRARSYQWKDTVGPVEERATNANFWGYNQSYGLGYFEYFQFAEDIGAMPLPVVPALVTGCGQNRATDDETLLQRHIQDTLDLIEFANGPVDSEWGALRAEMGHPAPFGLTHLGVGNEENLPTEFFERFEKFRAAIEARYPEVTIISNSGPDDEGALFDQHWAQNKAAGVDMVDEHYYNSPTWFLQNNDRYDSYDRNGPKVFLGEYASQDNKLLNALSEAAYMTGLERNADVVRLASYAPLLANVDQVQWRPDMIWFDNDQSWGSASYQVQKLFMNNVGDRVVPSEATGKVIQPQPITGGIGLSTWATSAAYDDVSVTAPDGTGLFADDFADGDAEGWSSLANRGTWSVVDGAYTQTDAAAQDTLVRAADITASDYDLELEAKKLSGSEGFLIAFGVKDSGNFYWWNIGGWNNTRTVVEKATNGGKETLIAREGHSVETGRTYDVRIEVRGTHVRLFLDGQLFQEFDDDQVTEPFAQVVTRDAATGDLIVKVVNAQAEPAVTRVDLGVKVASRAQMTVISGDPEEQNTRTAQPIKPVTSTIRGVDSTFTRTFAPYSVTFIRIQTR, encoded by the coding sequence GTGCAGCGCATCCGCCTACTGACCGCCCTGTCCGCCGCCACCGTCCTGGCCCTGCCCCTGACCTACGCCACGCCCAGCCTCGGCGCGGACGGCCGAACCGCTGCGGCCGAGCCCGACTACACGATCACGGCCCACGCGGGTCAGTCCGGGCCGGAGATCAGCGACACCATGTACGGCGTCTTCTTCGAGGACATCAACTACGCGGCCGACGGCGGTCTCTACGCCGAGCTCGTGCGGAACCGGTCGTTCGAGTTCCTCCCGGTCGACAACCGCTCCTACACCGGCCTGACCGCGTGGACCCCGCGAGCCGTCGGCGGCGGCGCCGGGACCGCCACCCCCGTCAACGACGGCTCCCGGCTCAACGAGCGCAACCGCACCTACCTCCAGCTCTCGCTGGCCAACGCCGGCGGTGGGACGTACGGGGTCTCCAACAGCGGCTGGAACAACGGTGTCGCGCTCGAGGCCGGGAAGCGCTACGACTTCTCGGTCTGGGCACGCTCGGACACCGCGGGCGGTACGCCGCTGACCGTGTCGCTGCAGGACGAGGCCGGCACCACCGCGTACGCCGCTCCGGTCCGGCTCCAGGTGAACGGCGACACCTGGAAGAAGTACGCCGGCACCTTCACCGCGAGCGCCACGACCGACTCCGCTCGGCTGTGGCTGCAGGGCGAGGGTGTCGGGACGCTGCGCCTCGACATGGTCTCCCTGCTGCCCGAGGACACCTTCATGGGCCGGGAGAACGGGCTGCGCAAGGACCTCGCCGAGAAGATCGCGGCGCTGAAGCCGGAGTTCGTCCGCTTCCCGGGTGGCTGCCTCGTCAACACCGGCAGCATGGCCGGCTACGACGCGTCCTCCGACTGGCAGCGCGCCCGGTCGTACCAGTGGAAGGACACCGTCGGCCCCGTCGAGGAGCGCGCGACGAACGCCAACTTCTGGGGCTACAACCAGTCCTACGGCCTGGGCTACTTCGAGTACTTCCAGTTCGCCGAGGACATCGGGGCGATGCCGCTGCCGGTCGTGCCGGCGCTGGTCACCGGATGCGGCCAGAACCGGGCCACCGACGACGAGACCCTGCTGCAGCGTCACATCCAGGACACCCTCGACCTGATCGAGTTCGCCAACGGCCCGGTCGACTCCGAGTGGGGTGCGCTGCGGGCGGAGATGGGGCACCCGGCGCCGTTCGGGCTCACCCACCTCGGCGTCGGCAACGAGGAGAACCTGCCGACGGAGTTCTTCGAGCGGTTCGAGAAGTTCCGTGCGGCCATCGAGGCGCGCTACCCGGAGGTCACGATCATCAGCAACTCGGGCCCCGATGACGAGGGCGCGCTCTTCGACCAGCACTGGGCCCAGAACAAGGCGGCCGGTGTCGACATGGTCGACGAGCACTACTACAACTCTCCGACCTGGTTCCTGCAGAACAACGACCGTTACGACAGCTATGACCGCAACGGGCCGAAGGTCTTCCTCGGCGAGTACGCCTCGCAGGACAACAAGCTCTTGAACGCGCTGTCCGAGGCGGCCTACATGACCGGTCTCGAGCGCAACGCCGACGTCGTCCGGCTGGCCTCGTACGCCCCGCTGCTGGCCAACGTGGACCAGGTGCAGTGGCGCCCGGACATGATCTGGTTCGACAACGACCAGTCCTGGGGCTCCGCGAGCTACCAGGTCCAGAAGCTGTTCATGAACAACGTCGGCGACCGAGTTGTCCCCAGCGAGGCGACCGGCAAGGTGATCCAGCCCCAGCCCATCACCGGCGGCATCGGCCTCTCCACCTGGGCCACCTCGGCGGCGTACGACGACGTGTCGGTCACCGCGCCCGACGGGACCGGGCTGTTCGCCGACGACTTCGCGGACGGGGACGCCGAGGGCTGGAGCTCGCTGGCCAACCGGGGGACCTGGTCGGTCGTCGACGGCGCCTACACCCAGACCGACGCAGCTGCCCAGGACACCCTGGTCAGGGCCGCGGACATCACCGCGAGCGACTACGACCTCGAGCTCGAGGCCAAGAAGCTGTCCGGCTCCGAGGGCTTCCTGATCGCGTTCGGGGTGAAGGACTCCGGCAACTTCTACTGGTGGAACATCGGCGGCTGGAACAACACCCGCACGGTCGTCGAGAAGGCGACCAACGGTGGCAAGGAGACCCTGATCGCCCGGGAGGGCCACTCGGTCGAGACCGGACGCACCTACGACGTACGCATCGAGGTCCGCGGCACCCACGTCCGGCTCTTCCTCGACGGCCAGCTCTTCCAGGAGTTCGACGACGACCAGGTCACCGAGCCGTTCGCGCAGGTGGTCACCCGTGACGCGGCGACCGGCGACCTGATCGTCAAGGTGGTCAACGCCCAGGCCGAGCCGGCCGTCACCCGCGTCGACCTCGGCGTCAAGGTCGCCTCCCGGGCGCAGATGACCGTCATCAGCGGCGACCCGGAGGAGCAGAACACGCGTACGGCGCAGCCCATCAAGCCGGTGACGAGCACGATCCGCGGCGTGGACAGCACCTTCACGCGCACGTTCGCGCCGTACTCCGTGACCTTCATCCGCATCCAGACCCGGTAG
- a CDS encoding alpha/beta hydrolase encodes MPSPEPTFVLVHGAFANSFSFAPLQAELALRGFRSLAVDLPGHGFGATFPAAYQAPQDLAALASAPGGIKGVTLADNVAHLVSVLERAKAHGPVVVVAHSRGGITLTATANARPDLIDRMVYVSAWAPVSLDAVAYNAEPEMASFDASVLIGAAAANPADVGLLRCNFRTASPEVLAGLKHAFMADGTDDEFRTFLNTFQPDENLDAGGPDDRAQATTWGTVPRAYVRLSEDVSLPPAMQDRLIREGDALTPDNPYAVHTLASSHLRWLVHPAPAADLLVEIAAG; translated from the coding sequence ATGCCTTCCCCCGAGCCGACCTTCGTCCTGGTCCACGGCGCCTTCGCCAACTCGTTCTCGTTCGCCCCGCTCCAGGCCGAGCTGGCGCTGCGCGGGTTCCGTTCGCTGGCGGTCGACCTCCCCGGCCACGGCTTCGGAGCGACCTTCCCCGCGGCCTACCAGGCACCCCAGGACCTCGCCGCGCTCGCGTCCGCGCCGGGCGGGATCAAGGGCGTCACGCTCGCCGACAACGTCGCCCACCTGGTCTCCGTGCTCGAGCGGGCGAAGGCGCACGGCCCGGTGGTCGTGGTCGCGCACAGCCGCGGCGGGATCACCCTGACCGCGACCGCCAACGCCCGCCCGGACCTGATCGACCGGATGGTCTACGTGTCGGCCTGGGCCCCGGTGTCCCTTGACGCCGTTGCGTACAACGCCGAGCCGGAGATGGCCTCCTTCGACGCCTCGGTGCTGATCGGAGCCGCGGCCGCGAACCCCGCCGACGTCGGCCTGCTGCGCTGCAACTTCCGCACCGCCTCCCCCGAGGTGCTGGCCGGCCTCAAGCACGCCTTCATGGCCGACGGCACCGACGACGAGTTCCGTACGTTCCTCAACACCTTCCAGCCCGACGAGAACCTCGACGCCGGCGGGCCGGACGACCGCGCCCAGGCCACGACGTGGGGCACGGTCCCCCGTGCCTACGTACGACTCAGCGAGGACGTCAGCCTGCCGCCCGCGATGCAGGACCGGCTGATCCGCGAGGGCGACGCCCTCACCCCGGACAACCCGTACGCCGTCCACACCCTCGCCTCCAGCCACCTCCGCTGGCTCGTCCACCCCGCGCCGGCCGCCGACCTCCTCGTGGAGATCGCGGCCGGCTGA